The genomic interval ACGGTGCGGAGATCCGGTACCAGATGGTAGAAAAAGTCGCACTGGCTTTGGTCATTACTGCACGGCGGATGCAAATGTATTTCCAAAATCACAGGGTCATAGTTAAGACTAACTATCCCATTATGAAGATCCTCACCAAGCCTGACCTGGCCGGACGGATGATAGGTTGGGCAGTCGAACTGTCAGAATTCCATATCGAATACCAACCTAGGGGGGCCATTAAGTTCCAAGCCCTTGCTGACTTTGCAGCAGAACTCACTCCTTATCCGACCGAAGAGAAAACACCCCGATGGACGCTATACGTAGACGGATCTTCAAACAGTCGTTTGTGTGGAGTGGGAGTTGTACTCGAAGGACCGAGAGAAATTGTCATCGAGCAAGCCATGAAGTTTGAatttaaaacttcaaataatcAGGTCGAGTATGAAGCAATAATCGCAAGTTTACACATGGTAATCGAGTTAGAGATAACAAACATAATTTGTAAAAGCGATTCCCGTCTAGTCATGGGACAGCTCACAGAGGAGTATGAGGTAAGAGAAACATTGCTTCaacaatattttcattttgtgaAAAATCTTGTTAGCAGAGAAATCTCATTTCAACACATACGGAGAGAAAATAACACTCGGGCGGACGCTCTGTCAAGATTGGCCACCCTGAAAAAGAAAGGAGTCCATCGGTCGACCATACATGTAACCCTTGTTAAACCTAGTGTTAGTACCGATGAATGCATGACGACCGACACTCAACCTAACTGGATGACTCCCATTAAGCAATATTTGACCGAAGGAATATGTGATCCGCACTTGGAGAAAATGATGAAACTACAGGCCGCCCGATACATACTCATTGGCCAAGACCTGTATAGGAGAGGATACTCTCGTCCTCTCCTAAAGAGTCTTAGTCCAGAGCAAGTCACTTATGTGATGACCGAACTACATGTAGGGATATGCGGAACCCATTCAGGAGCACGGACTATGTCCACCAAAATTTTGAGAGCtggatactactggccaaccGTACAAGGAGATTGCACCGAATACGTTCAAAAATGTGTAAAGTGTCAGGAGTTCGGCACCCTATCACACCAAAAACCAGAACATCTACACTACGTCCTATCTCCCTGGCCATTTGTGAAATGGGGGATGGATATTATCGGACCCTTCGCACCCGACAAAGGGCAATGCAAGTTCCTGATGGTTGGCATCGATTACtttaccaagtggatcgaagccgaACCATTGACGGCCATCACCGCCCGCAACGTACATAATTTTGTATGGAAAAACATTGTCTGCAGGTTCGGCCTACCTCAAGTCATTATCACGGATAACGGTCGGCAATTTACCGACCGAGGGCTAGCaagaagatataactcgaaggtgaagCCACGAAGCT from Phaseolus vulgaris cultivar G19833 chromosome 1, P. vulgaris v2.0, whole genome shotgun sequence carries:
- the LOC137816033 gene encoding uncharacterized protein; translation: MVEKVALALVITARRMQMYFQNHRVIVKTNYPIMKILTKPDLAGRMIGWAVELSEFHIEYQPRGAIKFQALADFAAELTPYPTEEKTPRWTLYVDGSSNSRLCGVGVVLEGPREIVIEQAMKFEFKTSNNQVEYEAIIASLHMVIELEITNIICKSDSRLVMGQLTEEYEVRETLLQQYFHFVKNLVSREISFQHIRRENNTRADALSRLATLKKKGVHRSTIHVTLVKPSVSTDECMTTDTQPNWMTPIKQYLTEGICDPHLEKMMKLQAARYILIGQDLYRRGYSRPLLKSLSPEQVTYVMTELHVGICGTHSGARTMSTKILRAGYYWPTVQGDCTEYVQKCVKCQEFGTLSHQKPEHLHYVLSPWPFVKWGMDIIGPFAPDKGQCKFLMVGIDYFTKWIEAEPLTAITARNVHNFVWKNIVCRFGLPQVIITDNGRQFTDRGLARRYNSKVKPRSYQKEDLVWRMRSDARKDGGKFSSN